The window GCAACGACACCAGCCGCCGCGCTCACTACCGCAACGCCTACCGCACCCTGGACCAGCTCCTGGCGATGGGCGCGCTCCCGATCGTCAACGAGAACGACACCGTCGCCACCGACGAGATCCGGTTCGGCGACAACGACCGGCTCGCCGCGCTCGTCGCCCATCTCGTCCGCGCCGATCTGCTGGTCCTCCTCTCCGACGTGGACGGCCTCTACGACGGCGACCCCAGCACCCCCGGCACCTCACGCATCGCCGAAGTGACCGGCCCGGCCGATCTGGCCGATGTCACCATCGGCAGCGCGGGAAAGGCGGGCGTCGGTACCGGCGGCATGGTCACCAAGGTCGAAGCCGCCCGAATCGCCACGGCCGCCGGGGTGCCGGTCGTCCTGACCTCCGCGAGCCGCGCCGCCGACGCCCTGGCCGGCCGCGACACCGGTACGTACTTCCGCCGCACCGGACGCCGTTCGGCGGACCGGCTGCTCTGGCTGGCCCACGCCTCCACCCCGCAGGGGTCGCTGACCCTCGACGACGGGGCGGTGCAGGCCGTCGTCGAACGCCACAGCTCGCTTCTGCCGGCCGGAATCGCCGCCGTCGAGGGCGAATTCACCGCGGGGGACCCGGTGGAACTGCGTGACCTCCAGGGCCGCCCCGTGGCCCGCGGGCTCGTCAACTTCGATGCCAAGGAGATTCCGCAACTGCTCGGCCGGTCCACCCGGGACCTGGCGCGCGAACTCGGCCCGGCGTACGAACGCGAGGTCGTACACAGGGACGATCTGGTCATCCTGCACCCCTGACCGGCCCCCTGAAACGGCTGAAAGTCCGGACTTCGGGCAGGGACCTTCATGAAAACCGCCCCACGCCAGGCCCCGGACTGGTCAACTTTGTAACGGGGACACAGCGGGGGTACAGCACAGCAACGCATTCACAGGAGGCCGCCGGTGAGACGAGCTCGCCCGGGGGCGCCGCCCCGAGGAACGGGTGGCCGCGCCTTGACCAGCGTCGGAGCAGGTGTCGGCTTCGACGAGGTCCGGTCCGTCGACCGGACCACCGACGGGACCACCACCGACCCCGAGCCGGTGGTGGCGCAGGAGGAACACACCCGGTCGAAGCTGTGGCACATCACGCTCAGCGTCTCGGGTGCCGAGACACCGCTGAAGGAGGTCAGACGCGGTCTCGAACAGCTCGCCAACGACCATCCCTTCCTGCTGACCAGCCGATACGCCAACGACCACGCGGAGATCCGCTACTGGGAAGAGGCACGGGACCTGCACGACGCAGCGGCGGTCGCACTGCGGCTGTGGGGCGAGCACCGCTCCAGCGCCAAGCTGCCGCCCTGGGAGATCGTCGGCCTGGAGGTCATCGACCGGGAGACGTACCACCAGCGCATCGCGGAAGGATACGGACCGCCCCCGGCGGCCCCGGTCGGCGTGCACCCGTACTGACCGGTCGGCCCCGCTCGGGACGGCCGTCTCGCATCACGGGATACCTGCGGAATGCCCGCAGTGTGCGCACTACTCTGCGGGCATGACCACGCTTTCGCCGTACGACAACATGTCCCCGGTCGCCCAGGCCGCCTACCGGGCCCGCTCCGCCGCCGCCGACATCGCGCCACTGCCGCGCGCGGCGAAGGACGACGCCCTGCTGGCGATCGCGGACGCGCTGGAAGTGCGGACGGCCGAGATCGTCGCGGCCAACGCCGAGGACGTGGCCCGCGCCCGCGAGGCCGGGACCAGCGAATCGATCGTCGACCGGCTCACCCTCACTCCCGAGCGGATCCGGGCCATCGCCGCCGATGTGCGGGACGTGGCGGCGCTGCCCGACCCGGTCGGCGAAGTGGTGCGCGGCTCGACCCTGCCCAACGGCATCGACCTGCGCCAGGTCCGGGTGCCGCTCGGCGTGGTCGGGATCATCTACGAGGCCCGGCCCAATGTCACGGTGGACGCGGCGGCGCTCTGTCTGAAGTCCGGCAATGCCGTTCTGCTGCGCGGTTCGTCCTCCGCGTACGCCTCCAACACCGCACTCGTCCGGGTGCTGCGTGACGCGGTCGGCGGCTCCGGTCTGCCGGCCGACGCGGTGCAGCTGGTGCCGGGCGAGAACCGCGACTCGGTACGGGAACTGATGCGGGCCCGTGGTCTCGTCGACGTGCTGATCCCGCGCGGCGGTGCGTCCCTGATCCGCACGGTCGTCGAGGAGTCCACCGTTCCGGTCATCGAGACCGGTACCGGCAACTGCCATGTGTACGTGGACGCGCAGACCGACCTCGGCATGGCCGTAGACATCCTCATCAACTCCAAGGCCCAGCGGCCGAGTGTCTGCAACGCCGCCGAGACGCTGCTGGTCCACAAGGACATCGCCGCGGAGTTCCTGCCCCGGGCGCTGGACGCGCTGGCCGACGCAGGGGTGACGGTGCACGGCGACGAGCGGGTGCTGGAGTTCGCCGAGGGGTCCAAGGCCACCGTCGTGCCGGCGACGCCGGAGGACTGGGAGACCGAGTACCTCTCGTACGACATCGCGGCCGCCGTCGTCGAATCGCTGGACGCGGCCGTCGCCCACATCCGGCTCTGGTCCTCCGGTCACACCGAGGCGATCGTCACCACGTCGCAGGCTGCCGCCCGCCGGTTCACTCAACTGGTGGATTCCACGACGGTCGCCGTGAACGCGTCCACCCGGTTCACCGACGGGGGGCAGTTCGGGTTCGGCGCGGAGATCGGAATCTCCACCCAGAAGCTGCACGCCAGGGGCCCGATGGGCCTGCCGGAGCTGACCTCGACGAAGTACATCGTGACCGGGGACGGTCACGTACGGTGATCTTCGGTGCCCGGCGAGTTTGCAGTCTCCCTGCCCAAAACGACTCGCCGGGGCTACGCTGAAGCTGTGCCGGACGACGTGGGGGGCAGGCCGTTTCCGGACGGCTGGGAGCCCGACGACGACCGCGGGGGCGCGGACGAGGACTTCGCCTCCGTGGTGTTCGACGAGGACTTCGTCCGGGCTGCCGAGTTCCATGAAGCCACCGCGGTCGAGCGGCTGTTGGCGGCCGCCCAGGCGCGTGCCGAGGCCGAGGCCGCCCGGGCCCGCGCCGGTGGCGGCCCGGCCGACGACGAGCTGTACGACGACGGATACGGGCAGGGCGGCGCATACGGCCGCGGGAGCCCCTACGGCGACCCGCTGGACCACGACGGGCTCGACGACTACGACAACGGCCCGTACGGGCGCCATGGCGGCTCCTTGCGCCCCTACCGGGGTGCCGCGCGATGGCACCGTCCGGTGGCCTGGCTGCTCGCGCTGCTGATGGGTATCGGCATGGTCGCGCTGGCCTTCAGCGCCGTCTACCGGGGCGCCTCGGCCAACCGCCAGGACCAGATCCCACCACCCGCCACGACCGGGGTGGACAGCGCGCCCGGCTCCGGCGTCGCCCCATCCGCTTCCGCCGACCTTTTCCGCCCCACGGTGTCCGCGGTCCCGCGCACGCCCTGATACGCGCAACGCCCTGGCGTGTGAGAACTCGGATCGAGTTCTCACACGCCAGGGCGTTTACGTTCGAGGCAATCGACCTACCCTGAAGGTGTGACCCCTCCCCCGGAGGGGGCTTCTCACTCGTCCGCACACGCGAACTCGTGACGGACAGGCCCTGCCCGAGGCCCTTTCGGCCGAAGCAGAGCGTAGCGTGTCGGCTTCGGCCGGTGACGTGGAGTCGGGAGAAGTCATGACAGGCCGTGGAGAACCGCCAGAAGGAGCACCCGAGGGGCTCCCCGGTGGTGGTGAGGACGAGTACCGGTCCGTCGTCTTCGACGAGTCGTTCGTCCGTGCTGCCCGGCTCCAGGAATTCTCCGCCCAGGAACGCATGGGCGAGCACGCCCGCGCCGTACGCAGCCTCCCGGCCCGGCACTTCCGCACCGGATCCCGGGCCGTCATCGCCCTGATCGTCCTGATAGCCATCGCCTTCGCCACGGCCGTCTACATGGGCCTCAGCAACCCGTACCAGCCACCCGTCGGCAGACGAGCCGAGCCGCTCCGGTCGACCGTCATACCCCTGGCGCCCCGCGTAGCCGTCCCCGGCGGCAAGGCCGCCGACCTCTTCGCCACGAGCCCCGCCGCCCACTTCCGGACAGGTGCCGCAGGCATCAACCTTCCGATGACCCGGCGGACCGAAAACTTCTCGGACAGCCAGGTGACCACTGCCCTGACCACGGTGAAGGACTATCTGGTGGCGTCCTCCCTCGACCCCGACGTCCTCACCGGCGGCTCGGTACGGCCGGTGGGGCTGCTGCTCGACCCGGACCAGGCGAACCAGTTCGACCGGAGCATGACCCGATCGGCCGACGACGGGCAGCATGCCGCGACCGGCTGGCTGGTGCGGTTCGACCCGGCGAAGGTGGCGCTGGCCGACCCGGACATCCGGGTCCAGGGGACTCTGGCCTACTCCGAGGCGGGGTCCGACACCCTTGAGGTGGTGTCGGACCACACCTTCACGTACGCCCTGCGTCCGGCCGTCTCAGGCCCCCAAAAAGCGGGCGGCGTCTCGCTGTTCACCGTACGGCGCGAGCTGCACTTCCGCTTCGACCGGGAGGACCTGCGGCTGCACCGGCTGGAGCTGCGGACCAGCTACGTCCAGGCCGGACCGCAGGCCTGCTCGACGGACACGACCGGCACCCTGCACCCGCTGCTCGCCGGAGAGCGGGCGGCCTCCCGCGGGCCGGCGGGCACCGACCCGTATGCGACGGGCCGACCGACGACGGCGCTCTGCGGGACGCTGGAGGTCAGCTCCCGGCTGTCCCGGGCCCCTGAGGGCTCTCCGGGTCCTCCGTCCCCGACTGCCGGGGCGCCCCGGAGTCATCCGTAGCGCCACCCTTGCCTGCCGCACCACTGCCATGGCTGCCGCCGGTGAACTTGTCGCGGAGCTTGCCGCCCAGGTCGCCGGCGCCACCGGCTATGTCGCCCACGAGCTTCATCAGCGGGTCCTTGCTGGTGCGCACCGAGTCGGCGTAGTGCGAGGCGGACTCCCGGAACGAGTCCGTCACCGACGTGTCCTTGTCGTCTTCGCGCCGCGGGTAGTGGCCGTCCATGATCCGCTGGTAGTCGCGGCTCTCGGACCACTTCTTCAACTCGGCCGCGCGCACCGTGGTGAACGGGTGGGAGCGGGGCAGCACATTGAGGATCTTGAGTACGGAATCGCGCAGGTCGCCACCCTTCTCGTACTCGTCCGCCTGGGCGAGGAAGGCGTCCACATTCATCTCGTGCAGATGATTGCCACCGGCAATCTTCATCAGACCGCGCATGGAGGCCTGCGAATCCTGGCCGACCAGCAGCCCCGCCCGGTCCGCGGACAGCTCCGACTTGCGGAACCACTCGCGCAGCGCCATCACGATCGTCATGATCGCCACATTGCCGAGCGGGATCCAGGCGACCTTCAGTGCGAGATTGGTGAGGAACAGCAGAATCGTGCGGTAGACGGCGTGACCGGAGAGGGCATGCCCCACCTCATGGCCGACGACCGCTCGCATCTCCTCCTCGTCGAGCAGCTCCACCAGCCCCGTCGTCACCACGATGATCGGCTCGTCGAGACCGATGCACATGGCATTCGGCTGCGGGTCCTGGTTCACATACATCGGCGGGACCTTCTCCAGGTCCAGGATGTAACAGGCGTCGCGCAGCATGTCGTTGAGATGGGCGAACTGGGCGTCACTCACCCGTACGGAGTCGGAGAGGAAGAGCAACCGCAGACTGCGCTCGGGCAGCAGGCCGCTCAGTGCCTTGAACACCGTGTCGAAACCGCTCAGCTTGCGGAGGGCCACCAGAGCCGACCGGTCCGCCGGGTGTTCGTACGCCCGGGACGAGATGCCCGCGAAACGCCTGCGCTGCCTGCTCGGCACGTGCTCGTGACTCGCGTGGCTGTTGTCGGTCATGAACTGGGCCCCCTGTTCGTACGAGACGTCGCTCGCCCCCTGACAAGTCCCAGCGTAGGTGCTGGGGCTACGGTGTGTGGGGGGCTGTGGATAACTTAGGAGACGCCCAACATGCCGCACACCGTTGCTCTGCTCGCCGCCGCATCCGACGACCAGGGCCCGGGCAACACCCTTCGGATCGTGCTGCTCGCCGCGCTCATCGGCGCGGCGCTGCTCGCCTGGTTCCTGCTGCGCGGATACCGCAACGACGACAACAACGACTGAGTCGGCGTGAGCGTGCCCGGGGCCCCCGCATACGATGTCCGCGACGTCTTCCTTCCGACTCCCGATCGATAGGTCCTGCCGAAGATGAGCCTCACGAGCACCGCACACCAGCTGGTCACTCTCGCCTCCGAGGGTGGCGAGCACGGTGGTAACCACGAAAGCCTCAGCCCGTACCTCACCGGAGGCGGTGCGTTCGTCACGCTTCTGCTCCTGCTGTGGATCACCACCCGCTTCAACCGCGACCGCTGAGGCGGAGGCGTACAGCTGTGCCAGTAGGCTCTGCACGCATGGGAGAGCAGGAAGTGCCTACCGGCCGCGGCAAACGCCGACTCGGTGTGATGGGCGGGACGTTTGACCCGATTCATCATGGACACCTGGTGGCGGCCAGCGAAGTGGCCGCCCAGTTCCACCTCGACGAGGTGGTCTTCGTTCCGACCGGGCAGCCGTGGCAGAAGAGCCACAAGGAGGTTTCCCCGGCCGAGGACCGCTATCTGATGACGGTCATCGCGACGGCGTCCAATCCGCAGTTCTCGGTCAGCCGCAGTGACATCGACCGTGGCGGACCGACGTACACGATCGATACGCTGCGGGACCTGCGCGCGGTCCATGGCGACGCGGACCTCTTCTTCATCACCGGCGCCGACGCGCTCTCGCAGATTCTCACCTGGCGGGACGCCGAGGAACTGTTCTCGCTGTCCCACTTCATCGGTGTGACACGGCCTGGGCACGTGCTCACGGACGACGGGCTGCCGGAGGGCGGTGTCTCCCTAGTGGAGGTCCCGGCGCTCGCGATCTCGTCCACGGACTGTCGTGCGAGAGTCGCGCAGGGGGAACCCGTCTGGTACTTGGTACCGGACGGTGTGGTCCGCTACATCGACAAGCGCCAGCTGTACCGCGGCGAATGAGCCACGGAGAGGGGCACCGGTGAACGACCGACAGAACCCGTACGACCCGTACTACCAGCAGCCGCAGATCGTCGGCTACGACGAGTACGGGCAGCCGGTGTATCAGCAGCCTGGGCAGCAGCAGCAACACCAGCAGCCCCAGCGGCAGTACGACCCGTATGGACAGCAGGGGCAGGGGCAGGGGCAGGGACAGGGACAGGGGCAGCCGGGGTACGGATACGACCCGTACACCCAGCAGCAGCCTCAGCAGTCCCAGCAGTACGACCCATACGCCTCCCAGCAGCCTCAGCAGCAGTCCTACGGCTACGACGGATACGGCTACGACACCGGCCAGCAACCGGCCGCGGTCGACACCACGGCGCAGTGGAACATCCCGCAGCAGGCCCCCATACCGGCGTCTGCCCCGCAGCAGCGGGAGCCGGAGTTCGAGCCGGAGCCGGTCGTTCCCGAGCAGCGCCGCGCGGACCGTGACTACGGCACCGGGCAGTTCTCCTTCATCGAGGAGCCCGACGAGGACTCCGAAGACGTCATCGACTGGCTGAAGTTCACCGAGAGCCGCAGCGAGCGGCGCGAAGAGGCGCGCCGCCGCGGCCGCAACCGGATGGTCGCGCTGATCGTCGTGGTGGCCCTGGTCGTGGTCGGCGGTGTCGGCTACCTCTGGTCCGCGGGCAAGATCCCGGGCCTCGGCGGCTCGGAGAAGGAGAACACCGCGACGACGGGTCCGCAGAAGCGAGACGTCATCGTGGTCCATCTGCACAACACCAAGAAGGGCGGCACCTCCACGGCGCTGCTCGTCGACAACGTGACCACCAAGCAGGGGACCACGGTCCTGCTGCCCAACTCGCTCGCGGTCTCCGACGACGAGGGCAACACGACCACCCTCGGCAAGTCCGTCGACGACGACGGTTCCAACGGCACCCGCGAGTCCATCGACACGCTGCTCGGCACCGACATCAGCGGCACATGGCGGCTCGACACCCCGTACCTGGAGAACCTCGTCGACCTGGTCGGCAACATCGAGGTCGACACGGACACCGATGTGCCGGACACCAAGAAGGGCGCGTCGCCCTTGGTCAAGAAGGGCGCGTCGCAGACCCTGAGCGGCCGGATGGCCGTCGCGTACGCCACCTACCGGGGCCCCGGTGAGGCCGAGACGAAACAGCTCATGCGGTTCGGGCAGGTCATGCGCGGAGTGCTGCGGAAGATCTCGGACGATCCGAAGGCCGCCACGGTCACCGTGCAGACGCTGGCGCAGATCCTGGACCCGTCACTGCCCGAGAGGGACCTCGGCGCCTCCCTGGCGAAGCTCGCCGAGCACGCCAAGATCGGCGACTACAAGACGGCACTGCTGCCGGTGCAGCCCGACGGCACCCTCACCGACGCGGCCACCGAGAGCGTCGTCAAGGACATCCTGGGTGGCACGGTGAAGGCCCCGGATCAGGACGCGGCCGTGCGGGTCGGCGTCAAGAACGGCACCGGGGACGAGGACGGCACGGAGTCCGCCCGGATCAGGCTGGTCAACGGCGGATATGCCTTCGTCGGCGGCGGGAACACCGACACCGCGGTGTCGTCCGAGGTCGTCTACAAGGCGGCGGCCGACAAGGAGAAGGCGACCCAGGTCGCCAAGACCCTGGGCCTGCCGGCGAGCGCGGTGAAGCAGGGCAAACCTGCCGCGAACGCCGATGTGTCCGTTGTCCTCGGCCAGGACTACAAGATCAAATAGTTGGGGCTCCGTGCCCTGAACGATCTTCGAGATGGATCTTCGAAAGATCGCTGCGTGGGCTGTCGGCGGTCCGTGAGACCCTAGAGGTTGATCTGACCGCCGACGAAAGCCTGCTTGTGACCGCCACGGACCGCTCCATCGAGCTCATCAACGCCGCCGCTCAGGCGGCCGCCGACCGGCTCGCGCACGACATCATTGCGTACGACGTCAGCGACGTGCTGTCGATCACGGACGCCTTCCTGCTGGCCTCGGCCCCCAACGACCGCCAGGTCAAGTCGATCGTCGACGAGATCGAGGAGCGGCTCCAGAAGGAGCTCGGTGCCAAGCCGGTGCGCCGCGAGGGCGACCGCGACGCCCGCTGGATCCTCCTCGACTACGTCGACATCGTGATCCACGTCCAGCACAGCGAGGAGCGTGTCTTCTACGCGCTCGAGCGCCTCTGGAAGGACTGCCCCGAGATCGCGCTCCCCGAGGACGCCGTCAAGACTCGGGGCAAGGCCGAGGAGCACGCCCAGCTCACCGGCAGCACGGAAGGTGACCTGAGCTGAACGGCAGCAACAGCGGCAGGGGCCGCAGGATCGTCCTCTGGCGACACGGTCAGACGGCGTGGAACCTGGAGCGCCGGTTCCAGGGGTCCAC is drawn from Streptomyces sp. NBC_01717 and contains these coding sequences:
- a CDS encoding SCO2584 family spore wall biosynthesis protein, yielding MPDDVGGRPFPDGWEPDDDRGGADEDFASVVFDEDFVRAAEFHEATAVERLLAAAQARAEAEAARARAGGGPADDELYDDGYGQGGAYGRGSPYGDPLDHDGLDDYDNGPYGRHGGSLRPYRGAARWHRPVAWLLALLMGIGMVALAFSAVYRGASANRQDQIPPPATTGVDSAPGSGVAPSASADLFRPTVSAVPRTP
- a CDS encoding LCP family protein, whose amino-acid sequence is MNDRQNPYDPYYQQPQIVGYDEYGQPVYQQPGQQQQHQQPQRQYDPYGQQGQGQGQGQGQGQPGYGYDPYTQQQPQQSQQYDPYASQQPQQQSYGYDGYGYDTGQQPAAVDTTAQWNIPQQAPIPASAPQQREPEFEPEPVVPEQRRADRDYGTGQFSFIEEPDEDSEDVIDWLKFTESRSERREEARRRGRNRMVALIVVVALVVVGGVGYLWSAGKIPGLGGSEKENTATTGPQKRDVIVVHLHNTKKGGTSTALLVDNVTTKQGTTVLLPNSLAVSDDEGNTTTLGKSVDDDGSNGTRESIDTLLGTDISGTWRLDTPYLENLVDLVGNIEVDTDTDVPDTKKGASPLVKKGASQTLSGRMAVAYATYRGPGEAETKQLMRFGQVMRGVLRKISDDPKAATVTVQTLAQILDPSLPERDLGASLAKLAEHAKIGDYKTALLPVQPDGTLTDAATESVVKDILGGTVKAPDQDAAVRVGVKNGTGDEDGTESARIRLVNGGYAFVGGGNTDTAVSSEVVYKAAADKEKATQVAKTLGLPASAVKQGKPAANADVSVVLGQDYKIK
- the rsfS gene encoding ribosome silencing factor, which codes for MTATDRSIELINAAAQAAADRLAHDIIAYDVSDVLSITDAFLLASAPNDRQVKSIVDEIEERLQKELGAKPVRREGDRDARWILLDYVDIVIHVQHSEERVFYALERLWKDCPEIALPEDAVKTRGKAEEHAQLTGSTEGDLS
- the nadD gene encoding nicotinate-nucleotide adenylyltransferase; translated protein: MGEQEVPTGRGKRRLGVMGGTFDPIHHGHLVAASEVAAQFHLDEVVFVPTGQPWQKSHKEVSPAEDRYLMTVIATASNPQFSVSRSDIDRGGPTYTIDTLRDLRAVHGDADLFFITGADALSQILTWRDAEELFSLSHFIGVTRPGHVLTDDGLPEGGVSLVEVPALAISSTDCRARVAQGEPVWYLVPDGVVRYIDKRQLYRGE
- a CDS encoding M48 family metallopeptidase: MTDNSHASHEHVPSRQRRRFAGISSRAYEHPADRSALVALRKLSGFDTVFKALSGLLPERSLRLLFLSDSVRVSDAQFAHLNDMLRDACYILDLEKVPPMYVNQDPQPNAMCIGLDEPIIVVTTGLVELLDEEEMRAVVGHEVGHALSGHAVYRTILLFLTNLALKVAWIPLGNVAIMTIVMALREWFRKSELSADRAGLLVGQDSQASMRGLMKIAGGNHLHEMNVDAFLAQADEYEKGGDLRDSVLKILNVLPRSHPFTTVRAAELKKWSESRDYQRIMDGHYPRREDDKDTSVTDSFRESASHYADSVRTSKDPLMKLVGDIAGGAGDLGGKLRDKFTGGSHGSGAAGKGGATDDSGAPRQSGTEDPESPQGPGTAGS
- a CDS encoding SCO2583 family membrane protein yields the protein MTGRGEPPEGAPEGLPGGGEDEYRSVVFDESFVRAARLQEFSAQERMGEHARAVRSLPARHFRTGSRAVIALIVLIAIAFATAVYMGLSNPYQPPVGRRAEPLRSTVIPLAPRVAVPGGKAADLFATSPAAHFRTGAAGINLPMTRRTENFSDSQVTTALTTVKDYLVASSLDPDVLTGGSVRPVGLLLDPDQANQFDRSMTRSADDGQHAATGWLVRFDPAKVALADPDIRVQGTLAYSEAGSDTLEVVSDHTFTYALRPAVSGPQKAGGVSLFTVRRELHFRFDREDLRLHRLELRTSYVQAGPQACSTDTTGTLHPLLAGERAASRGPAGTDPYATGRPTTALCGTLEVSSRLSRAPEGSPGPPSPTAGAPRSHP
- a CDS encoding glutamate-5-semialdehyde dehydrogenase, whose protein sequence is MTTLSPYDNMSPVAQAAYRARSAAADIAPLPRAAKDDALLAIADALEVRTAEIVAANAEDVARAREAGTSESIVDRLTLTPERIRAIAADVRDVAALPDPVGEVVRGSTLPNGIDLRQVRVPLGVVGIIYEARPNVTVDAAALCLKSGNAVLLRGSSSAYASNTALVRVLRDAVGGSGLPADAVQLVPGENRDSVRELMRARGLVDVLIPRGGASLIRTVVEESTVPVIETGTGNCHVYVDAQTDLGMAVDILINSKAQRPSVCNAAETLLVHKDIAAEFLPRALDALADAGVTVHGDERVLEFAEGSKATVVPATPEDWETEYLSYDIAAAVVESLDAAVAHIRLWSSGHTEAIVTTSQAAARRFTQLVDSTTVAVNASTRFTDGGQFGFGAEIGISTQKLHARGPMGLPELTSTKYIVTGDGHVR
- the proB gene encoding glutamate 5-kinase, whose translation is MTEARRIVIKVGSSSLTTAAGGLDADRVDALVDVLAKVRSGGEKEIVLVSSGAIAAGLAPLGLHRRPRDLARQQAAASVGQGLLVARYTASFARYGVRVGQVLLTSNDTSRRAHYRNAYRTLDQLLAMGALPIVNENDTVATDEIRFGDNDRLAALVAHLVRADLLVLLSDVDGLYDGDPSTPGTSRIAEVTGPADLADVTIGSAGKAGVGTGGMVTKVEAARIATAAGVPVVLTSASRAADALAGRDTGTYFRRTGRRSADRLLWLAHASTPQGSLTLDDGAVQAVVERHSSLLPAGIAAVEGEFTAGDPVELRDLQGRPVARGLVNFDAKEIPQLLGRSTRDLARELGPAYEREVVHRDDLVILHP